Proteins encoded together in one Shewanella acanthi window:
- a CDS encoding outer membrane protein OmpK: MKKILFCSLLFPVFISVPAQSAMLAVEAGVMDWQSKASDYFGEAKDNNPFLKLKGFTANEYGDLYGHVTLEDPDNSSMYGTEINLVGQINIGDSDWNLYGQVFDKSKPKWGETNTLLGISWDKNIANTYFQVALAGHIVDATYQIFDKDFDGGFNGGYVYLMASRDVSVFDQNLTLTWWQEHYFARNDDYLILSGDEKDFGFNGQFNINWALSESTSINLSYRYSENNLGKQGYHDAIFYSFQYKL; this comes from the coding sequence ATGAAAAAGATTTTATTTTGTTCTTTGCTTTTCCCTGTCTTTATATCTGTTCCTGCGCAATCAGCAATGTTAGCGGTTGAAGCGGGTGTAATGGATTGGCAATCGAAAGCCTCAGATTATTTTGGTGAGGCAAAAGATAATAATCCATTTTTAAAATTGAAAGGGTTTACAGCAAATGAGTATGGTGACTTATATGGTCACGTAACACTTGAAGATCCTGATAATAGTTCTATGTACGGAACCGAAATTAATCTTGTTGGACAGATTAATATTGGTGATAGTGATTGGAATTTATATGGGCAAGTTTTTGATAAAAGTAAACCAAAATGGGGGGAAACAAATACTCTTCTAGGTATTAGTTGGGATAAAAATATTGCTAATACTTATTTTCAAGTTGCTTTAGCAGGCCATATTGTTGATGCCACATATCAAATTTTTGATAAAGATTTTGATGGTGGATTTAATGGTGGATACGTTTATTTAATGGCAAGCAGGGATGTAAGTGTTTTTGATCAAAACTTAACATTAACTTGGTGGCAAGAGCATTATTTTGCACGAAATGATGATTATTTAATTTTAAGTGGTGATGAAAAAGACTTTGGTTTTAATGGTCAATTTAATATCAATTGGGCATTAAGTGAAAGTACAAGTATTAACTTAAGTTACAGATACTCAGAAAACAACCTTGGGAAACAAGGTTACCACGATGCAATTTTCTATTCATTTCAATACAAACTTTAA